The genomic window TTGGTGACATCTGCACACCGTCCTATTGTGCTTTTGGATAAGAACCCATCCCTGAATGATTTAGACGATATTTCGCCGGGATTAGGAAATACCGGTATATATTTACCATATTCAGGATTTAATTATGTTCTGTTCTATTATCTGGACTCAGACGGAATTATAATGACTTCGGCAAATGTTCCAGGAGAGCCGATGGTCATTCGCAATGAGGATGCTTTCCTTCTTAAAGCCGATTATTTCCTTTTACACAATCGAAAGATAGTGAACAGGATTGATGACTCTGTTGTTCGCTGTTAGGGTGGTAATTTTTTTTCTTGAGGA from Methanophagales archaeon includes these protein-coding regions:
- a CDS encoding Sua5/YciO/YrdC/YwlC family protein, which encodes MEERDPIKSFARLIDEWAIGIAKSWGGMHIICKFDQANRLGKLYGRQAKPFAVMFRNLGAVKKYAELKEGEEKLVTSAHRPIVLLDKNPSLNDLDDISPGLGNTGIYLPYSGFNYVLFYYLDSDGIIMTSANVPGEPMVIRNEDAFLLKADYFLLHNRKIVNRIDDSVVRC